In Embleya scabrispora, the DNA window CCGATTCCGCGACCCCGCCGCGGACCCGGCCGCCTTCCTGGCCGAACTCCGCTACGCCGCACGGGAGATCGGCTTCTTCTACGTGATCGGCCACGGCGTCGACCCGGAGCTGCGGGCCCGCGCCCTCGCGGTCTCGAAGCGCTTCTTCGCGCTGCCCGAGGCGGACCGGCTCGCGGTGGAGAACATCAACTCGCCGCAGTTTCGCGGGTACACCCGCACCGGCACCGAATACACCGAGGGCGGCCCGGACTGGCGCGAACAACTGGACATCGGCCCCGAGCGGGCGGCGCTCGACCTCGGCCCGGACGATCCCGCCTACCTGCGACTGATCGGCCCCAACCAGTGGCCGGCCGCGCTGCCCGAGCTGCGCGAGACCGTACTCGCCTGGCAGGCCGAGGCGTTGCGGGTCAGCCGTGAGGTGCTGCGGGCGCTGGCCGCCGCGCTCGGCCAGGACAGCGGCTACTTCGACCAGTGGTTCGACGAGGAGGCCGCGGTCCACGTCAAGGTGGTGCACTATCCGGGGCGGCCCAGCGCCGACGTGGACCAGGGGGTGGGAGCGCACAAGGACTACGGCTACCTCGCACTGCTCCAGCAGGACGAGATCGGCGGCCTCCAGGTGCAGGCCCGGGACGGCTCCTGGATCGACGCGACGCCGCTGCCGGACGCGTTCGTGTTCAACATCGGCGAGATGCTGGAGATCGCCACCCGCGGCTACCTGCGGGCCACTCGGCACCGGGTGGTCGCCCCGCAACCGGGCGTCGACCGCTACTCGTTGCCGTTCTTCCTCGGCCCGCGCCTGGACGCGGTGGTCGAACCGCTGGACCTGCCCGCCGAGTTGGCCGCCGAGGCCGACGGGGTCACCGAGGATCCGAACAATCCGCTCAAGCCCGCCTACGGGGAGAACGCGCTGATCGGGTGGCTGCGGTCGCATCCGCGCGTGGTGGAGCGGTGGTGGTCGGACCTGCTCCCGGGCGCCGACGAACCGCCCGAGCCCCGACCCGCCTTCGAGACCCTCCAGGTCCACGCCGGTGCCCGCCCCGACCCGGCCACCGGCGCCCGCGCCGTGCCGATCTACCTGACCAGCAGCTACGTCTTCCGCGACGCGGCGCACGCGGCCGACACGTTCGCGCTCACCGACCTGGAGACGCACGCCTACACCCGGCTGTCCAACCCCACCACCGCCGTGGTGGAGGAGCGCGTCGCCGCACTGGAAGGCGGCACCGCGGCGGTGGCCGTGGGCAGCGGTCAGGCCGCCACCACCCTCGCGCTGCTCAACCTGGCCCGCGCCGGCGACCACCTCGTCGCGGCGGCGTCCCTGTACGGCGGCACCCGCACCCTGCTCGAACACACCTTCGCCGACCTGGGTATCGAGGTGACCTTCGTCGACGACCCGGACGACCTCGACGCGTGGCGCGCCGCGATCCGACCGACCACGAAGGCGCTGTTCGGCGAGAGCGTCGGCAACCCGCGCGGCAACGTGCTCGACCTGGCCGCCGTCGCGGAGATCGCGCACACCGCCGGTGTCCCGTTCGTGGTCGACAACACGGTACCCACGCCGTACCTGCTCCGGCCGATCGAGCACGGCGCCGACATCGTGGTGCACTCCACCACCAAGTTCCTCGGCGGACACGGCACCGCGATCGGCGGCATCGTGGTCGACGGCGGCACCTTCGACTTCGGCGCGCACGCCGACCGCTACCCGGGCCTGGTCGCGCCCGACCCGACCTATCAGGGCCTCTCCTTCTGGGAGCGGTTCGGCCCGGACCGGATCGCGTACGCGCTGCGCCTGCGGGTACGGCTGTTGCGCGACCTCGGCCCGGCGGTGTCGCCGCTGAACAGCTTCCTGCTGCTCCAGGGCATCGAGACGTTGTCGCTGCGCCTGGACCGGCACACCGCCAACGCCGAGCGGGTGGCGGCCTGGCTCGCCGCGCGGCCCGAGGTGGTACGGGTGGACCACCCGAGCCTGCCCACCAGCCCCTGGCACGCGGCGGCTCGGCGCTACCTGCCACGCGGCGCGGGAGCGGTACTGTCGGTGGACCTGGCCGGCGGCCTGGCGGCCGGGCGGCGCTTCGTCGAGGGACTGCGGCTGTTCAGCCACCTGGCCAACATCGGCGACGCGCGCAGCCTGGCGATCCACCCCGCGTCCACGACCCACGCGCAACTGGACCCCGATCAGCGGCTGCACGCCGGGGTGACCCCCGGACTGGTCCGGTTGTCCGTCGGCCTGGAGGGTATCGACGACCTGCTCGCCGACTTGGCAGGCGGGTTGGCGGCCGCCGCGGCCGGCACCGACAGCTCCGCGGAGGGTTCCCGATGACCACCCGTCAGGCCGTACACGAGAGCCGGATCCGCGGTGCCCGCGGCGAGTTCCACCTACGCGTATGGCCGGTCGCGGGCGAACCCGTCGCGGTCGTGCTCTTCCTGCACGGACTCGGCGAACACGCCGGTCTGCACGAGCCGTTGGCGCGTCGACTCAACGCCGACGGGATCGAGGTGTGGGCCCCCGACCAGATCGGCCACGGCCTCAGCGATGGCACCCGGGTCCTGGTGGAGAGCCTGGACGCGCTCGCCGACGACGCCGAACTGGTCCTGGCGCGGATCACGGCGGGCCGCCCCGGCGTACCGCTGATCCTGGCCGGCCACTCGCTCGGCTCGGCCGTCACCCTGCTGCTCGCGGGCGAGCGGGCCGCCGCCGCGTCCGCCCGCGCGCTGGTCCTGGCCGGCGCCGGGACCGGGTTGTCGGCGGGCGAAAGCGGTCTGCGCGCGCTGCTCGCCGAACACGGCATCGACCCGATGTCGCTGCGCAAGGACCCGAGCGAACTGTGCACGAACGCCGAGTACGCCGAGCGGTTGCGCAACGACCCGCTGGTCTGGTCCGGCGGCCTGCGCCCCGAGACGCTGGACGCGCTGGAAGCCGGCGGCGCGCGGATCGCCGCACTGATCGCCGGCGGCACGATCACGCGGCCGGTGCTCTTCGTCCACGGCGAGGCCGACGACCTCGCGCCCGCGAGCGCGGTCCGCGCCGCCGCCGAAACGCTGCCCGACGCCCGGGCCCGAATCTTCCCCGGCGACCTGCACAACGTGCTCGCCGAACAGGACAGCGCCCAAGTGCACGACGAGATCGCCGAGTTCGTGCTGGCCGCCGCCCGCGCCTGAGCCCCCGGGCCGGCCGGCCCCGAAGCCGCACGGCCCCGCCGCCCCGCGCGGCCCCACGTCACCCCCGCACCACTTCACCCGCAAGGAGATCGATCCACCATGCGCCGCTCCGCGCTCCGCATCGCCGCCGTCCTCGCCCTGGCCGGACCGGTCCTCGCCGCGTGCGGCTCCGGCGGCACCCCGAATCCCACCGCCAACGGCGCCAATACCCAGGCCCCGGCGCCCGCGGACAGCGCGCTCGACCCGAACGCCACGGCCCGGGTGCGACTGGTCCTGGAGCCCACCAGCCTCAACCTGACCACCACCGCCGGCGTCGCGCTGGAACAGGTTCTGCTCGACAACGTCTATCAGGGACTGCTCGGCGTCGACACCAACGCCGACAACAAGATCGTGCCCGCCCTGGCCTCCGGCTTCGAGACATCCCCCGACGGCCTCACCTACACCTTCCACCTCACCCCCGGCGCCGCGTTCCACGACGGTTCGCCGGTCACCGCCGAGGACGCCGTCTGGTCGCTCCAGCAGGTGCTCGCGCCCGGCTCCAAGCAGCCGAACGCCAAGACCCTGGCCTCGATCGCGGGCGTGGCCGCACCCGACCCGGCCACCGTGGTGATCACCCTCAAGCAGCGCGACACCAACCTCACCTGGGCGCTGACCCAGCGTCAGGGCGTGATCTACAAGAAGGGCACCGACTTCGCCCGGCTGGACACCACGGAGAACGGCACCGGCCCGTTCAAGCTCGACGGCTGGCAACGCGGCTCGGCGATCACCCTCGTGCGCAACGACGCGTACAAGGGCGCCAAGGCGAAGGTGGCCAAGGTCGTGCTCAGCTACATCCCCGACCGCAACGCCGCGAACAACGCGCAGGCCACCGGGCAGACCGACATCGAGACCGCCGCCGAGGCC includes these proteins:
- a CDS encoding O-acetylhomoserine aminocarboxypropyltransferase/cysteine synthase family protein, translating into MLPGADEPPEPRPAFETLQVHAGARPDPATGARAVPIYLTSSYVFRDAAHAADTFALTDLETHAYTRLSNPTTAVVEERVAALEGGTAAVAVGSGQAATTLALLNLARAGDHLVAAASLYGGTRTLLEHTFADLGIEVTFVDDPDDLDAWRAAIRPTTKALFGESVGNPRGNVLDLAAVAEIAHTAGVPFVVDNTVPTPYLLRPIEHGADIVVHSTTKFLGGHGTAIGGIVVDGGTFDFGAHADRYPGLVAPDPTYQGLSFWERFGPDRIAYALRLRVRLLRDLGPAVSPLNSFLLLQGIETLSLRLDRHTANAERVAAWLAARPEVVRVDHPSLPTSPWHAAARRYLPRGAGAVLSVDLAGGLAAGRRFVEGLRLFSHLANIGDARSLAIHPASTTHAQLDPDQRLHAGVTPGLVRLSVGLEGIDDLLADLAGGLAAAAAGTDSSAEGSR
- a CDS encoding alpha/beta fold hydrolase, which encodes MTTRQAVHESRIRGARGEFHLRVWPVAGEPVAVVLFLHGLGEHAGLHEPLARRLNADGIEVWAPDQIGHGLSDGTRVLVESLDALADDAELVLARITAGRPGVPLILAGHSLGSAVTLLLAGERAAAASARALVLAGAGTGLSAGESGLRALLAEHGIDPMSLRKDPSELCTNAEYAERLRNDPLVWSGGLRPETLDALEAGGARIAALIAGGTITRPVLFVHGEADDLAPASAVRAAAETLPDARARIFPGDLHNVLAEQDSAQVHDEIAEFVLAAARA
- a CDS encoding ABC transporter substrate-binding protein, with translation MRRSALRIAAVLALAGPVLAACGSGGTPNPTANGANTQAPAPADSALDPNATARVRLVLEPTSLNLTTTAGVALEQVLLDNVYQGLLGVDTNADNKIVPALASGFETSPDGLTYTFHLTPGAAFHDGSPVTAEDAVWSLQQVLAPGSKQPNAKTLASIAGVAAPDPATVVITLKQRDTNLTWALTQRQGVIYKKGTDFARLDTTENGTGPFKLDGWQRGSAITLVRNDAYKGAKAKVAKVVLSYIPDRNAANNAQATGQTDIETAAEATLLQPFTGNDRFTVLRGTTTDKYTLAINNAKAPLNNPAVRHAIRRAIDKDALIKSLGGAGVRLGGPIPTSDPGYQDLTTIDPHDAAAAKKALADAGVTDLKLTLKIPNIYPAAIGDVLVSNLKDAGIELTVKQQEFTAWLSEVYTARDYDLSLVNHAEPHDVGNFATPGYYFGYDNAQVREWYAQAVAAPDERTRTDLLAKVGRQVAEDAGADWLYQAQTLTVVRKGVSGAPQHHTSSRLDLARIGITK